The following are encoded in a window of Corynebacterium argentoratense DSM 44202 genomic DNA:
- the gatB gene encoding Asp-tRNA(Asn)/Glu-tRNA(Gln) amidotransferase subunit GatB: MSLLMDYDDVVEQFDPVMGLEVHVELATETKMFSASSAHFGSAPNSNVDPVSLGLPGALPVVNAKGVEWAIKIGLALNCSIAESSRFARKNYFYPDQPKNYQISQYDEPIAYDGYLDVVLDDGTEWRVEIERAHMEEDTGKLTHLGGADGRIHGATSSLVDCNRAGIPLIEIVTKPIEGAGERAPEVARAYVSALRELVKALGVSDARMDQGSMRVDSNLSLKPKGQQEFGTRTETKNINSLKSVEQAVRYEMMRQAQVIVDGGTIIQETRHYQETDGSTTAGRLKETAEDYRYFNDPDLPPVIAPREWVEEIRATLPELPWVRKARIQKEWGLSDAEMRDLVNAGALELIIETVDAGTTPGEARSWWVSYLTQKANAADIELFDLAITPAQVAEVVSLINEGKLTNKLARQAVDGVLEGEGTVSEVVAARGLEVVRDDGAIEKAVDEALAANPDIVEKIRGGNAKAGGAIVGAVMKATRGKADPALVNKLIAEKTR; the protein is encoded by the coding sequence ATGTCTTTGCTGATGGATTACGACGACGTCGTCGAGCAGTTCGACCCGGTGATGGGCCTGGAAGTGCACGTAGAGCTCGCAACAGAAACCAAGATGTTTTCTGCTAGCTCCGCCCACTTTGGTTCCGCCCCCAACTCCAACGTAGACCCCGTGTCATTGGGCTTGCCGGGCGCACTGCCCGTAGTCAACGCCAAAGGTGTGGAATGGGCGATCAAGATTGGCTTGGCACTCAACTGCTCCATCGCAGAATCCTCCCGCTTTGCTCGTAAGAATTACTTCTACCCGGATCAGCCGAAGAACTACCAGATCTCGCAATACGACGAGCCCATTGCCTACGACGGCTACCTCGATGTCGTCCTTGACGACGGCACCGAATGGCGCGTAGAAATTGAGCGCGCACACATGGAAGAAGACACTGGCAAGCTCACCCACCTCGGCGGTGCAGACGGCCGCATCCACGGTGCTACCAGCTCGCTCGTAGACTGCAACCGCGCAGGCATCCCCCTCATTGAAATCGTCACCAAACCCATCGAAGGGGCAGGGGAGCGTGCACCGGAGGTCGCCCGCGCCTACGTTTCGGCACTTCGTGAACTGGTCAAGGCTCTGGGCGTGTCCGACGCTCGCATGGATCAAGGTTCCATGCGCGTGGACTCCAACCTCTCCCTCAAGCCCAAGGGGCAGCAGGAGTTCGGCACCCGCACCGAAACCAAAAACATCAACTCTCTTAAGTCCGTTGAGCAGGCAGTGCGCTACGAAATGATGCGCCAGGCCCAGGTCATCGTCGATGGCGGCACCATCATCCAAGAGACTCGCCACTACCAGGAAACTGACGGATCAACCACAGCGGGTCGTCTGAAGGAAACAGCGGAAGATTACCGCTACTTCAACGATCCCGACCTACCTCCGGTAATTGCACCGCGCGAATGGGTTGAAGAAATTCGCGCCACATTGCCGGAGTTGCCCTGGGTGCGTAAAGCTCGCATCCAGAAGGAATGGGGACTGTCCGACGCAGAAATGCGCGACCTCGTTAACGCCGGCGCTCTGGAACTCATTATTGAAACCGTGGACGCCGGTACTACCCCCGGTGAAGCCCGTTCGTGGTGGGTGTCTTACCTGACCCAAAAGGCTAATGCTGCGGACATTGAGCTCTTTGACCTGGCTATTACGCCCGCTCAGGTGGCTGAGGTTGTGTCGCTAATTAACGAGGGCAAGCTGACCAACAAGCTCGCCCGCCAAGCGGTTGACGGCGTGCTCGAAGGCGAAGGCACGGTCTCTGAGGTTGTGGCCGCCCGTGGTCTCGAGGTCGTCCGCGATGACGGCGCTATCGAGAAGGCAGTCGATGAGGCCCTGGCCGCCAACCCGGATATTGTCGAAAAGATTCGCGGGGGTAACGCCAAGGCCGGCGGCGCAATCGTCGGAGCCGTCATGAAGGCCACTCGTGGCAAGGCGGATCCCGCGCTGGTCAACAAGCTGATTGCAGAGAAGACCCGCTAA
- a CDS encoding YkvI family membrane protein: MNTVVKRVLSISMAFVGLSVGAGFASGQEVLQFFVKFGMKGVLGALAVGVAMAFIGMIILQLGSYYQADGHNVVLDEMAHPITAKFLDFCVMLTIFSIGMVMFAGAGANFDQQFGWPSWTGSVLLLVLTLVLGRFDVDKVSQIIGAITPGIIILVLVAAVYSIMHAPSDLSALEPMAAEIQSTLPNYWISSLNYIGLSLMVVVSMSIVIGGYYLNPRIAGIGGLVGGAVFGALLFLSALILFLQVGDLGDADLPMLTLVSNIHPTLGLLMSIAIYGMIFNSALGMFFALTSRLTTGHPERFNKVFVITVLIGFAASFMGFKTLVSYVYPALGYVGVLLMALLCINWIRDHATISAESRRRARIRDLVRLKLDPAQHFTAKDEKELAKRVSKSNIADADLIETVHEKVTEELVADDDIEFTEEDAAVVMEELSTSEEGTVAEVKGAKGDK; encoded by the coding sequence GTGAACACCGTGGTTAAACGCGTGTTGAGTATCTCTATGGCTTTCGTCGGCCTCAGCGTCGGCGCAGGCTTCGCCTCCGGTCAGGAGGTTTTGCAATTCTTCGTCAAGTTCGGCATGAAGGGTGTCTTGGGCGCCCTCGCTGTCGGCGTCGCAATGGCCTTCATCGGCATGATCATCCTCCAGCTCGGTAGCTACTACCAAGCGGACGGCCACAATGTGGTGCTCGATGAGATGGCGCACCCCATCACTGCGAAATTCCTCGATTTCTGCGTGATGCTCACCATCTTCTCCATCGGCATGGTTATGTTTGCCGGCGCCGGAGCCAACTTTGACCAGCAGTTTGGCTGGCCATCATGGACAGGGTCAGTTCTTCTCCTAGTTCTTACCCTTGTTCTTGGTCGCTTTGACGTCGATAAGGTCTCGCAGATTATTGGTGCGATCACCCCTGGCATCATCATCCTGGTCTTGGTTGCCGCTGTGTACTCCATCATGCATGCTCCGAGCGACCTGTCTGCGCTTGAGCCTATGGCCGCAGAAATCCAGAGCACGCTGCCCAACTACTGGATTTCGTCCCTGAACTACATCGGCCTCTCCCTCATGGTGGTCGTGTCCATGTCGATCGTTATCGGCGGCTACTACCTCAACCCCCGTATTGCGGGCATCGGTGGCCTGGTCGGTGGCGCCGTGTTTGGTGCTCTACTCTTCCTCAGTGCGCTGATCCTCTTCCTCCAGGTTGGCGACCTTGGTGATGCCGATCTGCCGATGCTGACGCTGGTGTCCAACATTCACCCCACACTGGGTCTGCTCATGTCGATCGCTATCTACGGCATGATCTTCAACTCCGCACTGGGCATGTTCTTCGCCCTGACCTCTCGCCTGACCACTGGGCACCCTGAGCGCTTCAACAAGGTATTCGTTATCACCGTGCTCATTGGCTTTGCGGCCAGCTTCATGGGCTTCAAGACCCTGGTGAGCTACGTTTACCCGGCACTGGGTTACGTTGGCGTTCTGCTGATGGCTTTGCTGTGCATCAACTGGATCCGCGACCACGCGACCATCAGTGCAGAATCCCGTCGACGCGCCCGCATCCGTGACCTCGTTCGCCTCAAGCTGGACCCCGCGCAGCACTTCACAGCCAAGGACGAAAAAGAATTGGCCAAGCGCGTGTCCAAGTCCAACATTGCAGACGCCGACCTAATCGAAACCGTTCACGAGAAGGTCACCGAAGAGCTCGTCGCAGATGATGACATCGAATTCACCGAAGAAGACGCCGCCGTCGTCATGGAAGAATTGTCGACCTCCGAGGAAGGCACCGTCGCTGAAGTTAAAGGCGCGAAGGGCGATAAGTAG
- a CDS encoding LysR family transcriptional regulator ArgP, whose product MNPAHLATLLAVLDEGTFEAAAHSLGITPSAVSQRIKALESQAGRVLVRRSTPPTTTPAGEVFAQLARRMQLLQAEAEAEIGSLLSRVPLTVAVNADSLATWFRDVISEVAHWDNATLNLRVEDEAATLNLLRLGEVVGAITSEPTSVAGCDVVPIGEVRYYACATPSLTAAHAATEPTNGELYDLQSMPSLRYGPNDRMSDRLISFNELHHVSEIPSSEAYLHAVTAGLGWGLLPEAQCASLLEEGKLVRVDPRDVIIPMFWQQWRLESDMLSRLRDAVISAAPRPASTT is encoded by the coding sequence ATGAATCCGGCTCACCTCGCGACCCTCCTCGCCGTACTAGACGAAGGCACGTTCGAAGCCGCGGCTCACTCACTGGGGATCACCCCCAGTGCCGTCAGCCAGCGCATTAAAGCACTCGAGTCCCAAGCGGGCCGAGTGCTTGTGCGTAGGTCCACCCCACCCACCACAACCCCAGCGGGCGAGGTATTCGCACAACTTGCACGGCGCATGCAACTGCTCCAAGCCGAAGCAGAAGCAGAAATCGGCAGCCTACTATCCCGCGTTCCGCTCACCGTGGCCGTTAACGCCGACTCGCTAGCAACATGGTTCCGCGACGTCATCAGTGAAGTAGCACATTGGGACAACGCCACACTCAACCTCCGGGTGGAAGACGAAGCAGCAACTCTCAACCTGCTACGACTGGGCGAAGTAGTCGGTGCAATCACCAGCGAACCCACCTCGGTCGCAGGATGCGATGTAGTACCCATCGGGGAAGTCCGCTACTACGCCTGCGCCACCCCCTCACTAACAGCAGCACACGCGGCAACAGAGCCCACCAACGGGGAGCTCTACGATCTCCAGTCCATGCCCTCCCTGCGCTATGGCCCCAACGACCGCATGTCTGATCGTTTGATCAGCTTCAATGAACTCCATCACGTCAGCGAAATTCCGAGCTCTGAAGCCTACCTGCATGCCGTCACCGCGGGCCTTGGATGGGGCCTGCTGCCGGAAGCCCAATGCGCATCCCTGCTTGAAGAAGGCAAACTGGTGCGCGTCGACCCCCGCGACGTCATCATCCCAATGTTTTGGCAACAATGGCGTCTCGAATCCGACATGCTCAGCCGACTCAGGGATGCAGTGATTAGCGCAGCGCCGCGCCCCGCATCCACCACATAA
- a CDS encoding DoxX family protein: MSENTPDRANPADSLDVPTYQQPNIHERVGRAAPQQIPAQGAAPAESEAEAQPKDEHSAPLASDAPTTAFDEVSVDQPAAAPAQDTTVAEPATTPAAVAEPAVDPAPTTVAPAVVPAATPVAEPEEPMVLDEKNVTVVSDRRGTLNFGLFLIRATVAAVLIAHSVVVFFGLGSSAGLSGLQADYAAYNQPSILSVLIPSLELTAGAFLLLGLITPVAASLGLVATGFAMLHDLSTNGLRDTAAGHDSYTAIMLFLLVLGLLFTGPGRWSLDFSRSWVRRPLASSWIFALVGIGGLVAIWWFLAGTF, from the coding sequence ATGTCTGAAAATACCCCCGATCGCGCAAACCCAGCGGACTCTCTGGACGTCCCCACCTACCAGCAACCCAACATCCACGAGCGTGTGGGACGCGCAGCACCCCAGCAGATCCCTGCGCAGGGGGCCGCTCCGGCTGAATCTGAGGCTGAAGCCCAGCCGAAAGACGAGCATTCCGCACCCTTAGCCTCTGACGCGCCAACCACGGCGTTCGACGAAGTCTCCGTCGACCAACCGGCTGCAGCACCCGCGCAGGACACCACCGTGGCGGAACCCGCCACCACCCCTGCAGCTGTCGCTGAGCCGGCAGTAGACCCCGCCCCCACCACGGTCGCCCCGGCTGTCGTTCCTGCAGCAACCCCCGTCGCGGAGCCCGAAGAACCCATGGTTCTGGACGAGAAGAACGTCACCGTCGTCTCTGACCGCCGCGGCACCCTCAACTTCGGTCTGTTCCTCATTCGCGCAACTGTTGCCGCCGTGCTCATCGCGCATTCCGTGGTCGTATTTTTCGGGCTCGGAAGCTCTGCAGGACTCAGTGGACTCCAAGCAGACTATGCAGCATACAACCAGCCTTCTATCCTGTCGGTCCTCATCCCGTCCCTCGAGCTGACCGCAGGCGCCTTCCTACTGCTTGGCCTGATCACACCAGTTGCTGCCAGCCTGGGCCTCGTAGCAACAGGTTTCGCCATGCTGCACGATCTGAGCACCAACGGTCTACGCGACACCGCAGCAGGACACGACAGCTACACCGCCATCATGCTCTTCCTCTTGGTCCTCGGCCTTCTGTTTACCGGCCCCGGCCGTTGGTCTCTGGACTTCTCCCGCAGCTGGGTGCGTCGCCCGTTGGCATCCTCGTGGATCTTCGCACTCGTCGGTATCGGCGGTCTCGTGGCCATCTGGTGGTTCCTGGCTGGCACCTTCTAG